Proteins from a single region of Rhipicephalus sanguineus isolate Rsan-2018 unplaced genomic scaffold, BIME_Rsan_1.4 Seq4127, whole genome shotgun sequence:
- the LOC119377230 gene encoding uncharacterized protein LOC119377230: protein MDQLRPKRGFGRTGITKALSTLDALLANSTTPAGRLQEILDLIVVKNAQLVRFDTEIQVALHDDELEADLTIAYEYEEKVSYAQTRVRRATEPGPPIPPASVPVTASPTSEALASTSTQVANSPSPGLSTPTPPSSIALPKLHIPSFAGERRERQGFWDQYRVSIHDNDCIPKIDKFKYLLTYLTGAAKAAIQGICLAEANYDVAIQILSDRFGCRDMLIDDHLDNLLSVAPVRSSADVTKLRNL, encoded by the coding sequence ATGGACCAACTACGCCCTAAGCGCGGCTTCGGCCGAACCGGCATCACCAAAGCCCTATCAACACTCGACGCCCTGCTCGCAAATTCGACGACCCCGGCTGGCAGGCTCCAGGAGATCCTCGACCTAATCGTGGTAAAGAACGCCCAACTCGTACGCTTCGACACCGAAATCCAAGTCGCACTTCACGATGATGagttggaagcagacctgactatCGCCTACGAGTACGAGGAGAAAGTCAGCTATGCACAAACGAGAGTTCGCCGCGCAACCGAGCCGGGGCCCCCGATACCACCCGCATCCGTCCCCGTTACCGCAAGTCCTACCAGTGAGGCTCTCGCATCGACATCGACGCAGGTAGCAAATTCACCTTCGCCCGGCCTCTCAACTCCGACGCCGCCATCTAGCATCGCCTTGCCCAAGCTGCACATCCCAAGCTTTGCCGGTGAGCGGCGCGAGCGGCAAGGATTTTGGGACCAATACCGAGTCAGCATTCATGACAACGACTGCATCCCAAAAATCGACAAATTCAAATACCTATTGACATACCTGACTGGGGCAGCCAAAGCAGCCATCCAAGGTATTTGCCTCGCCGAAGCTAACTACGACGTAGCCATTCAGATCTTGTCCGACCGTTTCGGCTGTCGCGACATGCTAATCGACGATCATCTAGACAATTTGCTGTCTGTCGCGCCAGTTCGAAGCTCAGCCGACGTGACCAAATTAAGGAATCTCTAA